Proteins from one Phytoactinopolyspora mesophila genomic window:
- a CDS encoding esterase/lipase family protein — MGPVSIAYAGWASLRRAMTAVGMVALFLTSMGVAAAADGTAATLAPPAAASSAPAHLDKLGDHTNVGNGWDRVEHYRDTRSGFAQEQFPPDGRGDQDGQRVTFFGGDAQPHSAEFLLYHAPGWDAATERRPVLLVHGANDTPDRAWANPGESGDYGCGRSTCPSTGLMQDLVAEGIPVFAVGFAHKQGDNLLQAQHVGNAVALIRDKTGADKVDVVGWSKGMMSARMYVSSVAPAWGSGYAGDVGRLILIGGPNGGYDYPFAHGWAHNFTIWPECGGTVNAPSPHTRMTCYGAYTHHPEFSFVSDSGWDVYPGQRQMLARWDHVYGINTAAQDWYTTYHGGQGFYTRGPGIQAAIDAGSLISQIRAAGTPGDVSVYLLAGGAPTITGIWNETRGPSDGVVFVSSALDTTGIGDVGGTRLAGAVNHLELGWHPTARDQIISWLQ; from the coding sequence ATGGGACCGGTGTCGATCGCGTATGCAGGATGGGCGAGCCTCCGGCGGGCGATGACGGCCGTGGGAATGGTCGCGCTGTTCCTGACGTCGATGGGTGTGGCGGCCGCTGCGGATGGGACCGCGGCCACCCTGGCACCACCGGCCGCGGCCTCCTCTGCTCCGGCCCACCTGGACAAGCTGGGCGACCACACGAACGTCGGCAACGGCTGGGACCGGGTGGAGCATTACCGCGACACCCGGTCCGGATTCGCCCAGGAGCAGTTCCCGCCGGACGGGCGCGGCGATCAGGACGGCCAACGGGTGACCTTCTTCGGCGGCGACGCCCAGCCTCATTCGGCGGAATTCCTGCTCTACCACGCTCCCGGCTGGGACGCCGCCACCGAACGTCGGCCCGTCCTGCTCGTCCATGGCGCGAACGACACGCCCGACAGGGCATGGGCCAACCCGGGGGAGTCCGGCGACTACGGATGTGGGCGCTCGACCTGCCCGTCCACCGGGCTGATGCAGGACCTCGTGGCTGAAGGGATCCCGGTCTTCGCCGTCGGGTTCGCGCACAAACAGGGTGACAACCTGTTGCAGGCCCAGCACGTGGGCAACGCGGTCGCGCTCATCCGCGACAAGACCGGCGCGGACAAGGTCGACGTCGTCGGGTGGAGCAAAGGCATGATGTCCGCCCGGATGTACGTCTCGTCGGTGGCCCCGGCCTGGGGTTCCGGCTATGCGGGCGACGTCGGCCGGTTGATCCTCATCGGCGGACCGAATGGCGGTTACGACTATCCGTTCGCCCACGGCTGGGCGCACAACTTCACCATCTGGCCCGAATGCGGCGGCACCGTCAACGCTCCGTCCCCACACACCCGCATGACCTGCTACGGGGCCTACACACACCACCCGGAGTTCTCTTTCGTGTCGGATTCCGGATGGGACGTCTATCCAGGACAACGGCAGATGCTCGCCCGGTGGGACCACGTCTACGGGATCAACACCGCCGCTCAAGACTGGTACACGACGTATCACGGCGGGCAGGGCTTCTACACCCGTGGTCCGGGGATCCAGGCGGCGATCGACGCGGGCTCACTGATCTCGCAGATCCGCGCGGCTGGCACCCCCGGCGACGTCAGCGTGTACTTGCTGGCCGGCGGCGCACCGACCATCACCGGCATCTGGAACGAGACCCGGGGTCCGAGCGACGGCGTCGTGTTCGTCTCGAGCGCGCTGGACACCACCGGTATCGGCGACGTCGGCGGAACTCGCCTGGCTGGTGCGGTCAACCACCTGGAACTCGGCTGGCATCCAACGGCCCGGGACCAGATCATCTCCTGGCTCCAGTGA
- a CDS encoding alpha/beta fold hydrolase, with the protein MTTRLRPGVVSAQVPTARLAVHTLHCDRTGEPVVFIHGNVSSALFWQQSMLDLPERYRPIAVDLRGFGDTEAKEVDATRGLRDYADDVRAVLDGLGLAAVHLVGWSMGGGVAMQLLRDDPARVRSLTLVNPVSPYGFGGTHGPDGVLNDPSGAGSGGGCANPDFVARLGAGDRSADAPTAPRSVFQGAYVHPGYQPGDDAEVETYLDSMLTTRIGDGHYPGDLQSTEVWPGVAPGEHGVLNAMSPVHFRIDDLHTIEPKPPVTWIRGEGDVIVSDTSLFDLAYLGSIGAVEGWPGDRVAPPQPMIAQTRHVLERYSAAGGAYTETVIEQAGHSPHIERPKEFMAALVAGLDAGSRVE; encoded by the coding sequence ATGACAACTCGACTCCGGCCCGGCGTTGTGTCGGCCCAGGTGCCCACGGCCCGGCTCGCTGTTCATACGCTCCATTGCGACCGGACCGGCGAGCCCGTGGTGTTCATTCACGGCAACGTCTCGTCCGCGTTGTTCTGGCAGCAGAGCATGCTGGACCTGCCGGAGCGGTACCGCCCCATCGCCGTCGACCTGCGCGGCTTCGGCGACACCGAGGCCAAAGAGGTCGACGCCACCCGCGGCCTGCGCGATTATGCCGACGACGTCCGTGCGGTCCTGGACGGTCTCGGGCTGGCGGCCGTCCATCTGGTGGGCTGGAGTATGGGCGGCGGCGTGGCCATGCAACTACTCCGCGACGACCCCGCGCGGGTGCGGTCGCTGACCCTGGTCAATCCGGTATCGCCGTATGGCTTTGGCGGCACGCACGGCCCTGATGGCGTGCTCAATGACCCGTCCGGAGCGGGATCCGGAGGCGGGTGCGCCAACCCGGACTTCGTCGCTCGCCTCGGCGCGGGAGACCGCTCGGCCGACGCTCCGACCGCGCCGCGCTCGGTGTTCCAAGGCGCCTACGTCCACCCCGGCTACCAACCGGGCGACGATGCTGAGGTGGAGACCTACCTGGACTCGATGCTGACCACCCGGATCGGTGACGGCCACTACCCAGGTGATCTACAGTCCACCGAAGTATGGCCCGGCGTAGCTCCCGGTGAGCATGGCGTGCTCAACGCGATGTCGCCGGTCCACTTCCGCATCGACGACCTGCACACGATCGAGCCCAAGCCGCCCGTGACGTGGATCCGGGGCGAGGGCGACGTGATCGTCTCCGACACGTCGCTGTTCGACCTCGCCTATTTGGGCTCCATCGGCGCCGTGGAGGGCTGGCCCGGGGACCGCGTCGCGCCGCCGCAGCCGATGATCGCCCAGACCAGACATGTGCTGGAGCGGTATTCGGCCGCCGGAGGGGCATACACGGAGACGGTGATCGAGCAGGCCGGGCACAGCCCGCACATCGAACGGCCGAAAGAGTTCATGGCCGCGCTGGTCGCCGGTCTCGACGCCGGGAGCCGCGTCGAATGA
- a CDS encoding alpha/beta fold hydrolase — translation MKAAAVPVGGGELAALVWEASGEATHAARDALPVLGVHGITANAAAFGRLAAELGGRRLLIAPDLRGRAGSAGLPGPFGLARHVGDLIAVLDHLDIDRAILVGHSMGAFVGCLTAARHPERVGGVVLVDGGLALPMPADTDIDAMLGPAMARLGMTFADLDTYRAFWQAHPAFEDRWNEYSEAYIRRDLTGQPPALRSACNETAIRADGADVLGDPDTLGAVHRMPRPARLLWASRGLMDESPGLYTPERLAELNVPLPARELADENHYSVLFSSAVREIVAEIDAVAEQSVHA, via the coding sequence ATGAAAGCCGCGGCCGTTCCGGTCGGCGGCGGTGAACTCGCGGCCCTGGTCTGGGAGGCATCCGGAGAGGCGACGCACGCCGCCCGCGACGCGCTGCCGGTGCTGGGTGTACACGGCATCACCGCGAACGCGGCTGCATTCGGGCGCCTCGCCGCCGAGCTCGGCGGCCGGCGTCTGCTGATCGCTCCCGACCTGCGTGGCCGTGCTGGCAGCGCCGGCCTGCCGGGGCCGTTCGGGCTGGCCCGGCACGTCGGTGACCTGATCGCGGTGCTGGACCACCTCGATATCGACCGGGCGATCCTGGTCGGCCACTCGATGGGAGCGTTTGTCGGGTGCCTGACGGCCGCCCGGCATCCGGAGCGAGTTGGGGGAGTGGTGCTCGTCGACGGCGGTCTGGCCCTGCCTATGCCAGCGGATACCGACATCGACGCTATGCTCGGCCCCGCCATGGCACGCCTCGGCATGACTTTCGCTGACCTGGACACCTACCGCGCGTTCTGGCAGGCGCATCCGGCGTTCGAAGACCGGTGGAACGAGTACTCGGAGGCCTACATCCGGCGCGACCTCACCGGACAGCCGCCCGCGCTCCGCTCGGCTTGCAACGAGACCGCGATCCGGGCCGACGGCGCCGACGTGTTGGGCGATCCGGACACTCTCGGTGCCGTTCACCGGATGCCCCGTCCGGCGCGGCTGCTCTGGGCCTCGCGCGGGCTGATGGACGAATCTCCGGGCCTGTACACGCCGGAGCGGCTGGCCGAGCTGAACGTGCCCCTGCCCGCACGTGAACTGGCCGATGAGAACCACTACTCGGTGCTGTTCTCCTCAGCCGTCCGGGAGATCGTCGCCGAGATCGACGCCGTGGCGGAGCAGTCCGTTCACGCGTAG
- a CDS encoding GAF domain-containing protein gives MTNERNDGSHDREDASRRSPDGVDATIAAYFEMLLNDAPAVEYERPVIETRSAGATDAELAAVDDAKVAALKVRALLHDYRRRESELAALYETANDLAGMRNLDQVLRAIVDRARALLGTDIAYLTLREAHSEDTTMRVTSGSVSAQFQQVRLGPGEGLGGLVAATARPYVTANYFTDDRFAHTELIDSAVREEGLVAILGVPLELNGQVIGVLFAANRRERPFAQAEIALLRSLATHAAIAIDSANLIDRTRTALDELNAVNAQLRARTDEVERAADAHDKLTDLLLRGADTEDITAAVAALLGGTVKLVDPADGTRNDDDTLAQAITESLAKARVVRSGTSHDTWVAAAAAGSEPLVALILHRPSELGAAEQRILERAAVVAALLLLRRRSVSDAEHRVRGELLDEVLDTPRGDPESLRQRARRVATDPEQPYVIVVADAADADPERLDAAARHIAEVRRGLAGRRDGRTVLALPAESPKEWVATVAADLRTAIGTQLTAAASGPTNGLASFPRVHREAVRCLKALHALGRSGTAAVPADLGFLGVLLGDNHDAGSFVAGTLGPLVDYDAERGTALVETLAAYFASGGSLIRAKDALHVHVNTVSQRLDRISQLIGADWNEPERALELQLALRVNGLLRHGVDLGDDLPDG, from the coding sequence ATGACGAACGAGCGCAACGACGGTAGTCACGATCGTGAGGACGCGTCACGGCGATCGCCCGACGGCGTGGACGCGACCATCGCCGCATACTTCGAGATGCTCTTGAACGATGCACCCGCGGTCGAGTACGAGCGCCCCGTCATCGAAACACGTTCCGCGGGCGCAACGGACGCCGAACTCGCCGCCGTCGACGATGCGAAGGTCGCCGCGCTCAAGGTCCGTGCCCTGCTGCATGACTACCGGCGACGCGAGTCCGAGCTGGCTGCCCTGTACGAAACCGCCAACGACCTCGCCGGGATGCGCAATCTGGACCAGGTACTGCGGGCCATCGTGGACCGCGCCCGTGCCCTGCTCGGCACCGACATCGCCTACCTCACGCTGCGCGAGGCACACTCCGAGGACACCACCATGCGAGTCACCTCCGGGTCGGTGTCCGCACAGTTCCAGCAGGTGCGGCTCGGCCCTGGTGAGGGACTCGGCGGGCTCGTCGCCGCCACCGCGCGCCCGTACGTGACCGCGAACTATTTCACCGACGACCGGTTCGCCCACACCGAGCTGATCGACTCCGCGGTACGCGAGGAAGGTCTGGTGGCCATCCTCGGCGTGCCGCTCGAACTCAACGGGCAGGTGATCGGCGTCTTGTTCGCCGCCAACCGGCGCGAACGCCCGTTCGCCCAGGCCGAGATCGCGTTGCTGCGCTCCCTCGCCACCCACGCGGCGATCGCCATCGACTCCGCCAACCTGATCGACCGCACCCGCACCGCGCTCGACGAGCTGAACGCCGTGAACGCCCAGCTTCGGGCCCGCACCGACGAGGTCGAACGCGCCGCCGACGCTCACGACAAGCTCACCGATCTACTCCTGCGGGGCGCGGATACCGAGGACATCACCGCGGCTGTCGCGGCACTGCTCGGGGGCACGGTGAAACTCGTCGATCCGGCCGACGGCACGAGGAACGACGACGACACGCTGGCGCAGGCCATCACTGAATCACTGGCCAAGGCACGGGTGGTTCGGTCAGGCACCAGCCACGACACGTGGGTGGCCGCCGCAGCAGCGGGCAGCGAACCGCTCGTCGCCCTGATCCTGCATCGCCCGAGTGAGCTTGGTGCCGCCGAGCAACGCATCCTGGAACGCGCGGCCGTCGTCGCCGCATTGCTGCTGCTCCGGCGCCGGTCGGTCAGCGACGCCGAACATCGTGTCCGCGGTGAACTGCTCGACGAGGTGCTCGATACACCCCGCGGCGACCCCGAGTCGTTGCGCCAACGAGCCCGCCGGGTCGCCACCGATCCGGAACAGCCCTACGTCATCGTCGTAGCCGATGCTGCGGACGCTGACCCGGAGCGGCTGGATGCCGCCGCGCGGCATATCGCCGAGGTCCGCCGCGGGCTGGCCGGCAGGCGCGACGGGCGTACCGTGCTGGCGCTGCCCGCGGAGAGTCCGAAAGAGTGGGTCGCCACGGTGGCGGCGGATTTGCGTACCGCCATCGGAACCCAGCTCACCGCGGCCGCGTCGGGTCCCACCAACGGCCTGGCTTCGTTTCCCCGGGTGCACCGCGAGGCCGTGCGGTGCCTGAAAGCGCTGCACGCTCTTGGCCGTTCCGGCACGGCCGCGGTGCCGGCCGATCTCGGCTTCCTGGGGGTGCTGCTCGGCGACAACCACGACGCGGGGTCCTTCGTCGCCGGTACCCTCGGCCCACTGGTCGACTACGACGCCGAACGCGGAACCGCACTCGTGGAGACACTCGCGGCGTACTTCGCCAGCGGCGGCAGCCTGATCCGGGCGAAAGATGCGCTGCACGTCCACGTCAACACCGTGTCGCAGCGGCTCGACCGGATCTCTCAGCTCATCGGCGCCGACTGGAACGAGCCGGAACGCGCGCTGGAACTCCAGCTGGCGCTACGCGTGAACGGACTGCTCCGCCACGGCGTCGATCTCGGCGACGATCTCCCGGACGGCTGA
- the hepT gene encoding type VII toxin-antitoxin system HepT family RNase toxin, with product MSRRSLDADIIRNKLDAIERSLQTLVSIGNIDTERLDHDPIIAAAVERLICRVVDLAVETNTHISASVLARSPGDYRESFDFAHRAGALDSELLKKIKPSVGMRNAIVHEYVKVDYSIVATAVPLAIEVYTDYRRQVAAFTLAHIEDASSPDGAAP from the coding sequence ATGAGTAGAAGGTCGCTCGACGCTGACATCATCCGGAACAAGCTCGACGCTATCGAGCGCTCGCTGCAGACTTTGGTGAGTATAGGCAACATCGATACCGAGCGCCTTGACCATGATCCGATCATCGCCGCAGCTGTCGAGCGGTTGATCTGCCGGGTGGTAGACCTTGCCGTTGAGACGAACACTCATATCAGCGCCTCCGTCCTTGCGCGCTCACCTGGTGACTACCGGGAGAGCTTTGACTTTGCACACCGCGCCGGTGCCTTGGACAGCGAACTGTTGAAGAAGATCAAACCATCGGTAGGTATGCGCAACGCGATTGTTCACGAGTACGTGAAGGTCGACTACTCCATCGTTGCCACCGCTGTCCCCTTGGCTATCGAGGTCTACACCGACTACCGCCGCCAGGTGGCCGCCTTCACTCTGGCGCACATCGAGGATGCTAGCTCGCCAGACGGTGCGGCACCGTAG
- a CDS encoding 3-hydroxybutyrate dehydrogenase, producing the protein MSSASDLSGKVALVTGAGGGIGRACALRLAAEGAYVLVVDIDEAAAKAVAAEAGGEAQVADLTDLDLASSLAVGTDIIVNNAGVQTVSPLEEFPPERFSMMLRLMVEAPFRLVRAALPHMYAQGWGRVVNISSVHGLRASAFKSAYVTAKHGLEGLSKVAALEGGPKGVTSNCISPGYVRTPLVENQIAAQAETHGISADQVVEDVLLARSPIKRLVEPEEVAAAVAYVCGPEASFVNGTSITVDGGWTAG; encoded by the coding sequence ATGAGCTCCGCATCTGACCTGTCCGGCAAGGTGGCGCTGGTCACCGGCGCGGGCGGCGGTATCGGCCGGGCCTGTGCGCTGCGGCTGGCTGCCGAGGGCGCCTACGTGCTCGTCGTCGACATCGACGAAGCCGCCGCGAAAGCGGTGGCGGCAGAGGCGGGCGGCGAAGCTCAGGTGGCTGACCTCACCGACCTCGACCTAGCCTCCTCGCTGGCCGTGGGCACCGACATCATCGTCAACAATGCCGGCGTGCAGACCGTCAGCCCTCTCGAAGAGTTTCCACCAGAGCGCTTCTCGATGATGCTGCGGCTGATGGTCGAGGCACCGTTCCGGCTTGTCCGCGCCGCGTTGCCGCACATGTACGCGCAAGGCTGGGGCCGGGTGGTCAACATCTCCTCGGTACACGGGCTGCGCGCGTCGGCGTTCAAGTCGGCTTACGTCACGGCGAAACACGGACTCGAAGGCCTCTCCAAGGTGGCCGCCCTCGAGGGCGGCCCGAAGGGCGTCACGTCCAACTGCATCAGCCCCGGCTACGTGCGCACACCCCTCGTGGAGAACCAGATCGCCGCGCAGGCCGAGACCCACGGAATCTCCGCAGACCAGGTCGTCGAAGACGTCCTGCTGGCACGCAGTCCGATCAAGCGGCTCGTCGAGCCGGAAGAAGTGGCCGCCGCAGTGGCTTACGTGTGCGGGCCGGAGGCGTCATTCGTCAACGGCACCTCAATCACCGTCGACGGCGGCTGGACTGCGGGCTGA
- a CDS encoding LLM class F420-dependent oxidoreductase has translation MAVDLGTLGIWQRAGALNGGFAAEIEALGYGTIWIGGSPPGDLRLAEELLDATSSVAVATGIVNVWAVDARTVAESYHRIAARHPGRFLLGVGIGHPEATSSYQRPFDTVVAYLDQLDQDGVPAADRALAALGPNMLRLAAERSAGTHPYLTTPEHTRLAREIMGDGPLLAPEQKVVVDTDTRRARELARQAVSNPYLKLANYVANLRRLGYTDDDLAGGDGSDRLIDDLAPQGTAASVAGSVTAHLQAGADHVCVQVLGDDRMPGYRQLAEVLL, from the coding sequence ATGGCGGTTGACCTTGGAACCTTGGGAATCTGGCAGCGAGCCGGAGCTCTGAACGGCGGTTTTGCCGCCGAGATCGAAGCGCTCGGATACGGCACCATCTGGATCGGCGGCTCGCCACCGGGCGACCTACGTCTGGCCGAAGAACTTCTCGACGCCACCAGCAGCGTCGCGGTGGCGACCGGCATCGTGAACGTCTGGGCGGTCGACGCCCGTACGGTCGCGGAGTCCTACCACCGCATCGCCGCGCGGCACCCGGGGCGGTTCCTGCTCGGCGTGGGCATCGGCCATCCCGAGGCGACGAGCAGCTATCAGCGTCCCTTCGACACCGTCGTGGCCTATCTGGACCAGCTCGACCAGGACGGCGTTCCGGCAGCTGACCGGGCGCTGGCCGCTCTGGGGCCCAACATGCTCCGGCTGGCGGCCGAGCGCAGCGCCGGCACGCACCCGTATCTGACGACGCCCGAGCACACGCGGCTCGCACGGGAGATCATGGGCGACGGTCCGTTGCTGGCTCCCGAGCAGAAGGTCGTGGTCGACACCGATACCCGGCGTGCACGTGAGCTGGCCCGGCAAGCCGTCAGCAACCCCTACCTGAAGCTCGCCAACTACGTCGCCAACCTGCGGCGGCTCGGCTACACCGACGACGACCTCGCAGGTGGTGACGGCAGCGACCGCCTGATCGACGACCTCGCGCCGCAGGGGACCGCTGCCAGCGTCGCCGGAAGTGTCACGGCCCATCTGCAGGCCGGGGCCGACCACGTGTGTGTCCAGGTGCTGGGTGATGACCGCATGCCCGGGTACCGCCAGCTGGCGGAGGTGCTCCTGTGA
- a CDS encoding LLM class flavin-dependent oxidoreductase, whose protein sequence is MRLSVLDLATVIEEQEPREVFQASVDTARAAEELGYARYWFAEHHNMPSILSSATSVLIGHVAAHTSSIRIGSGGIMLPNHSPLVIAEQFGTLETLHPGRIDLGVGRAPGGDRETFLALRRDPAAAEYFPQDVAELRDLLGPAQPGQRVRAIPGTGTNVPIYILGSSLFGAKLAASLGLPYAFASHFAPAALDDALAAYRQNFEPSEQLSRPYVIVAMNVYAAQTREAAEALLTGNLVRMARGLVSRSGSPVPEVSDETLLASPVGQQVRSMLQHTAFGTSDEVGEGVRTFAEHTKADEIMVVTNTPDVEARIRSYQILARATGITG, encoded by the coding sequence ATGCGGCTCTCGGTGCTCGACCTGGCCACCGTCATCGAAGAGCAGGAGCCGCGGGAGGTCTTCCAGGCAAGTGTGGACACCGCCCGGGCGGCTGAGGAACTCGGCTACGCACGGTACTGGTTCGCCGAGCACCACAACATGCCTTCGATCTTGTCGTCGGCCACCAGCGTGCTCATCGGACACGTCGCGGCGCACACCTCCAGTATCCGGATCGGCTCGGGCGGCATCATGCTGCCCAACCACTCACCACTGGTGATCGCCGAGCAGTTCGGCACGCTGGAAACCCTGCACCCGGGCCGGATCGACCTCGGTGTGGGCCGCGCACCAGGAGGCGACCGCGAGACGTTCCTGGCGCTGCGCCGCGATCCGGCCGCGGCCGAGTACTTCCCGCAGGACGTCGCCGAACTGCGCGATCTGCTCGGCCCCGCGCAGCCTGGCCAACGGGTGCGGGCCATTCCGGGGACTGGAACCAACGTCCCTATCTACATCCTCGGCTCGTCCCTGTTCGGTGCGAAGCTCGCGGCGTCGCTGGGTCTGCCCTACGCCTTCGCCTCGCACTTCGCGCCCGCCGCGCTCGACGACGCGCTGGCCGCCTACCGGCAGAACTTCGAGCCGTCTGAGCAGCTCAGCCGGCCGTACGTGATCGTGGCGATGAACGTCTATGCCGCCCAGACGCGTGAGGCCGCCGAGGCGCTGCTGACCGGCAACCTGGTCCGGATGGCCCGCGGCCTGGTGAGCCGGAGTGGTTCGCCGGTGCCAGAGGTGAGCGACGAGACGCTGCTCGCCTCGCCGGTAGGGCAGCAGGTCCGGTCCATGCTGCAGCACACCGCCTTCGGGACGTCCGACGAAGTCGGCGAGGGGGTGCGGACCTTCGCCGAGCACACGAAAGCCGACGAGATCATGGTGGTGACCAACACGCCTGACGTCGAGGCGAGGATCCGCTCCTACCAGATCCTGGCCCGCGCAACGGGTATCACCGGCTGA
- a CDS encoding type B 50S ribosomal protein L31: MKKGIHPEYHPVVFRDSSAGLSFLTRSTATSEKTIEWEDGQTYPVVDVEISSGSHPFYTGKAKILDTAGQVEKFRRRFEKPGK; the protein is encoded by the coding sequence ATGAAGAAGGGGATCCACCCCGAGTACCACCCGGTGGTCTTCCGCGACAGCAGCGCCGGCCTGTCCTTTCTCACCCGATCCACGGCCACGTCGGAGAAGACGATCGAGTGGGAGGACGGGCAGACGTATCCGGTCGTGGACGTCGAGATCTCGTCCGGCAGCCACCCCTTCTACACCGGCAAGGCCAAGATCCTCGACACGGCCGGCCAGGTGGAGAAGTTCCGTCGCCGCTTCGAGAAGCCCGGCAAATAG
- the ykgO gene encoding type B 50S ribosomal protein L36, whose amino-acid sequence MKVRNSLRSMKKKPGAQVVRRRGRTFVINKQNPRFKARQG is encoded by the coding sequence GTGAAGGTGCGCAACTCGCTACGTTCGATGAAGAAGAAGCCGGGTGCCCAGGTGGTTCGGCGCCGCGGCCGGACGTTCGTGATCAACAAGCAGAACCCACGATTCAAGGCGCGTCAAGGTTAG
- a CDS encoding GNAT family N-acetyltransferase: MVELRDLGVEHVEDLSHAFADWPKSRAQFLEYADMVRSAKRDVIVAWSNSDPIGYLTIAWDSPYPPFAAASIPEIVDFNVLARHRRRGAGSTLMDEAEDRIARRSDHAGIGVGLYSDYGSAQRMYVKRGYIPDGAGVVLGCRPVAPGTTIVIDDGPSLMFTKRL; the protein is encoded by the coding sequence GTGGTTGAACTGCGGGACCTGGGTGTGGAGCACGTCGAAGATCTGTCGCACGCGTTCGCGGACTGGCCGAAGTCGCGCGCTCAATTTCTCGAGTACGCCGACATGGTGAGGTCCGCCAAGCGTGATGTGATCGTGGCATGGTCCAATTCGGACCCGATCGGCTACCTGACCATCGCGTGGGATTCGCCTTATCCACCGTTCGCGGCGGCGAGCATCCCGGAAATCGTCGACTTCAATGTGCTCGCGCGGCATCGCCGACGCGGCGCCGGATCAACGCTAATGGACGAGGCGGAGGACCGGATCGCGCGCCGATCTGATCATGCCGGGATCGGCGTGGGGCTCTACTCCGACTACGGCAGCGCACAACGCATGTACGTCAAGCGCGGCTACATCCCCGACGGCGCGGGCGTCGTCCTTGGATGTCGTCCAGTGGCGCCCGGCACCACCATCGTGATCGACGACGGACCGTCGCTCATGTTCACCAAACGGCTGTGA
- a CDS encoding methylglyoxal synthase produces the protein MSPAPRHIALVAHDNKKESLLEWAAFNRGTLARHHLYATGTTGTMLQHELGLPVHRFLSGPVGGDQQIGAKIAEGVIDVLIFFWDPLEPQPHDPDVKALLRIAAVWNIGVASNITSADMIISSPLLSGFYQPVRPDFGDATPELPAARAS, from the coding sequence ATGAGCCCAGCCCCGCGCCACATCGCGCTCGTCGCACACGACAACAAGAAGGAGTCGCTGCTGGAATGGGCCGCGTTCAACCGTGGAACACTGGCGCGGCACCACCTCTACGCGACCGGGACGACCGGAACCATGCTCCAGCACGAACTCGGGCTCCCCGTGCACCGGTTCCTCTCCGGCCCCGTCGGCGGAGATCAACAGATCGGCGCGAAGATAGCCGAAGGCGTCATCGACGTGCTGATCTTCTTCTGGGACCCGCTCGAGCCGCAACCACACGATCCCGACGTCAAGGCCTTGCTGCGCATCGCCGCCGTATGGAACATCGGCGTCGCCTCGAACATCACGAGCGCGGACATGATCATCTCATCCCCGCTACTGTCGGGGTTCTACCAACCAGTACGGCCGGACTTCGGCGATGCCACCCCGGAACTGCCCGCGGCACGCGCCAGCTGA
- a CDS encoding aldo/keto reductase, protein MNDHRSATSAGSWKLGDRTVNRLGFGAMRLVGGPPFAVDAARDRSQLIRVLRRAVELGVNHIDTAAFYFSSTRSANQLISRALAPYPEDLVIATKVGPGRDTSGAWWWATPEQLRGQVEENLRQLGREHLDVVNLRVPPSGRSGSIAEHFSALAELRTAGLIRHLGISNVTSEQLAEARAIAPVVCVQNAFSIDASSDEHHLLRLCGELGIAYVPFFAIAGDGREAGARAVDEAAVLTVARKHGASPAQIRLAWTLHQGEHVLAIPGTGDPDHLTENVAAGAIRLSGDDLAYLQSRT, encoded by the coding sequence ATGAATGATCACCGGTCCGCAACCTCCGCCGGCTCCTGGAAGCTCGGTGACCGGACCGTCAATCGGCTCGGGTTCGGTGCGATGCGCTTGGTAGGCGGCCCACCCTTCGCCGTCGATGCCGCGCGCGACCGATCGCAGCTCATTCGGGTGCTTCGGCGCGCCGTCGAACTCGGTGTGAATCATATCGACACAGCAGCTTTCTATTTCTCGTCAACGCGTTCGGCCAACCAGCTGATCAGCCGGGCTTTGGCGCCGTATCCCGAGGACCTGGTCATCGCCACCAAGGTCGGGCCGGGCCGGGACACCTCGGGGGCATGGTGGTGGGCGACCCCCGAACAGCTACGCGGCCAGGTGGAGGAGAACCTGCGGCAGCTCGGCCGCGAACACCTGGACGTGGTGAACCTGCGGGTACCGCCGAGTGGCAGGTCTGGCTCGATCGCCGAGCACTTCTCCGCCTTGGCCGAACTGCGCACTGCGGGCCTCATCCGGCACCTCGGCATCTCCAACGTCACCTCCGAGCAACTGGCCGAAGCTCGCGCCATCGCGCCCGTGGTCTGTGTGCAGAATGCCTTCAGCATCGACGCCTCGAGCGACGAACACCACTTACTCCGGCTATGTGGCGAGCTCGGCATCGCGTATGTGCCATTCTTCGCGATCGCCGGTGACGGGCGCGAAGCCGGTGCGCGCGCCGTCGACGAAGCGGCCGTGCTGACCGTCGCCCGCAAACATGGAGCGTCGCCCGCGCAGATCCGATTGGCGTGGACTTTGCACCAAGGGGAACATGTCTTGGCGATTCCTGGAACCGGGGATCCGGATCACCTCACCGAGAACGTCGCCGCGGGCGCGATCCGGCTTTCCGGCGACGATCTCGCGTACCTTCAGAGCCGGACGTGA